The sequence below is a genomic window from Dyadobacter chenwenxiniae.
ACAGGGCCGTCGTTTAGTAATGCTACTTTCATGTCTGCTCCGAAGATTCCGCGTTGGATGGGTTTGCCCAGTTCTGTTTCCAGGAAGGAGATCATCCCTTCATAAAGCGGGATGGCGGCTTCCGGTCTGGCGGCTTCGATGAACGATGGCCGGTTTCCCTTCTTTGTGCTCGCGTGTAATGTAAATTGGCTGATCAGAAGAATGTCCCCATCCACTGATCTAAGGTCCAGGTTCATCTTATCGTCGCTATCACCAAAAACCCGCAGACCAACGATTTTTTTTCCCAGCCATTCCACATCCTCCCGGTTATCAAGGTGTGTGACGCCTAAAAGGACCAGGAATCCCCTCTGAATCTCTCCCTCAACTTTCCCCTCAATTGTAACGGACGCGCTGGTCACGCGTTGGATTACTGCGATCATATTAACTAAGCTTAAATTAGCGTTCCGTAAAGGTAGCCCAAGACTTTCCAGGTTTCCAAAACCTGGAAAGTCTCGCTAACTTTACCTAAGCCAACTTCAATAATCAATGAAAGAAGAACGCATATCCGTTTTTGATATTTTTAAGATTGGGATTGGACCTTCCAGTTCGCATACACTTGGGCCCTGGCGGGCGGCGCAGCAATTTTTACAAGCTGTTCACGAGCAATGTGGGCTAGATAAGGTGCGGGCGGTTGACATTCATCTTTATGGTTCTTTGGCGAAAACAGGGAAAGGGCATGGGACGGATATTGCTGTTATTCTGGGGCTAAGCGGTTACGATCCGGTTACAGTTAAGACGGAAAATATTGATGCAATCCTGGCTGAAATAGCTTCAAAGGAATGCATCATGCTCCCCGGCGACATGCGGGTGGTTTTCGCCCCGAAAGAGAACATTATCTTTCATAAAAACGAAACGCTTCCCTTCCATCCCAATGGCCTCACATTCATTGCCAATTGCGAATCAACGGGGCAGATAGAGGAAACTTACTATTCAGTTGGCGGTGGCTTCGTTATTCAGGAAGGCAAGGCGGACGATGAGGTGAAGACATGCGTTGATCTTCCTTATCCGATTGACCAGGCCGCGGACTTGCTCAAATGGCATAATATTTCAAGGAGGCCCATCTGGGAAATCGTTTTGGAAAATGAAAAGGTTTGGAAAAATGAAGACATGGTCAGATGTGACCTGATGAACATCTGGCATGTGATGCAGCAAAGCATTTTCCATGGTTGTCAAACGAATGGGGTTTTGCCGGGCGGTCTGAATGTGCAGCGTCGCGCGGCAGCTCTGAATCAGAAACTTTTAAATGACTTCGTTTGCGTTGGCTGCGACGATTGGATGGACGCGATCAGACGTGGGGGGGGCGGTTTTAAATATACATTGGATTGGGTAAGCTGCTTCGCATTGGCCGTAAATGAGGAAAACGCCTCTTACAGTCGCGTAGTTACCGCACCTACAAATGGCTCGGCTGGTGTGATTCCGGCGGTGATTCAATATCATCTTACTTTTGGCGGTGGGACAGATGAAGATGTGTTTAGATTCTTGCTTACAGCCGGTGAAATTGGCAGCATCTTCAAAAAAGGCGCTACGCTTTCGGCTGCTATGGGTGGTTGTCAGGCTGAAATCGGCGTTTCTTCTGCAATGGCGGCAGCTGGACTGGCTCAGGTTTCGGGTGGAACGGTCGAGCAATGTTTAATGGCTGCCGAAATTGCTATGGAGCATCATTTAGGCCTCACCTGCGATCCTGTGGGTGGTTTGGTGCAGATTCCGTGCATCGAACGAAATACAATGGGGGCGATCAAGGCGATTACGGCTTGTCAGCTGGCTCTGCAAAGTAACCCTGACAATGCGAAAGTGTCACTGGACAATGTGGTGCACACGATGTGGGAAACGGCGTTGGATATGAACAACCGCTATAAGGAAACTTCGGAGGGCGGGTTGGCGGTTAATATTCCGATTAGTTTGAGTGAATGTTGAATGTTAAATGAGTGAATGATCGGGCGCCGTTGCGCTGAATGAGCGGGCTTCGTTGCGCTGAATGAGTGGGGCGCCGTTGCTATGAATGAGTGGGTGCCTTTGCGCTGAGTGGAATTTTATACTTATTCTTTGTTTTTATAGATTGAGTAGCAAATGTGCTAGTCCGAAATATACGCCGTAGCCGATCAAATCATTGGCTGTGGTGATAAATGGGCCTGATGCGACTGCGGGGTTGATGCCTATTTTTTCTAATAAAATTGGCGTCATGGTGCCCATAAACGATGCCAGGAAAACTACGGACATCAATGCTGCTGAAACGACGAATGCAAGCTGTACATCATTGCCAATCAATAAATTAAATCCAAATACAATGGTGCTGATGATAATCCCATTGATAAATGCAACGGCAAACATTCGGATCAATCGCTGACCAACTGTTGTGTCCAAGCCCGTTTTGTCAGCCAGGCTTTGCAAAATAATAGAAGAGGTCTGAATGCCCACATTCCCGCCGGTTGATCCGATAATCGGGATAAAAGCAGCCATAGCAGGGACAATCTTCAAATCTCCCTCAAAAAAACTGATAAATTTCGCGGCCAGAATCCCCCCCATCATGCCTACCAAAAGCCACGGTAAACGTGCTTTGGTTTGCTGCCAGATCGTGTCATCTTCTTCCACATCACCCGTAATACCAGCCATAGCCAGCGTATCGGAACTGGCCTGATCGGTGATCACGTCAATCACGTCATCAATGGTGATCCGGCCTAAAAGTTTACCCTGAACATTCACAACAGGCAGTGCGTCAAGGTCATAGCGCTGCATGAGTTCGGCGACTTCTTCGGCTGGGCGATATGTTTCTACGAAAATAACGTCTTTATCGTACAGACTTTCAATGCGTGTATTCTTATGCGCAAGGACGATTTTTTTCAATGAAAGAATGCCAAGCAACTTGCCAAAATCATCCACAACATACACCGCATAAACCTTCCCGACATCTTCTGCCTGCTTGCGGAGTTCTTCAATGCATTGATTTACATTCCAATTGACATTGGCTTTCACCAACTCTTTCTGCATCAAACCACCTGCTACATCTTCATCATAATGCAGCAGATCCAGGATAAAACGCGCTTGTTCGCGGTCTTCCAGCAAGGCAATTACTTCTTCACGGACGCGGATAGGCTGCTCATTCAGCAAGTCCACCGCATCATCAGAATCAAAAAGGTTGACAAAATGGGAGATTTCCTCCGACGTGAATGCTTTCAAAAACTCCCGGCGCTCGTTGGGGTCCATATCCGCAAGGATCTCCGCCCCGCGTTCCACATCCAGCTGCGTGATCAGGAATTTGGCACTTTCTGTTTCCAACTCTGATAACAGACCGGTTATATCCGCGGGAAAAAGGCTCTCTGTCTCTGTCCTGATGGAAGCAGAATCCTCTTTCTCAATCAGTTCCTGAATGTGCTCTACGTATTCCTTGGTTAATTCAAACGTCATTGTTCCCTAAGCTTTTAGCAATTAGCAGAATGGCTCCTGGCTGGATTATATACTTTTTAAAGGCATTTTCAGATTTGCGGCTGCAATTCCTGGGCGAGTTTCGTAAGCTCCACGAACTGCGCAACGCTCAACTGCTCGGCCCGTTTGGTCAGCAACGGATTTTCGGGAAATTCACCAATGGGTTTCAATGCATTGCGAAGTGTTTTCCTCCTTTGGTTAAAAGCTGTTTTCACAACCCGGAAAAACATTTTTTCATCACAATCCAATGCTGCAACCGCATTTCTCCGCAGCCGGATCACACCGGACTGGACTTTGGGAGGCGGATCAAATGCGCCCGGCGGCACAGAAACCAGGTAATCTATATCATAAAATGCCTGCAATAGAACGCTCAAAATGCCATAATCCTTATTTCCCGGCGGAGACGCAATGCGCATAGCCACTTCCTTTTGCAGCATACAAACGACCTCCGGGATTTGATCCCGGATTTGTAATGCGCGGAAAAAGATCTGTGAGGAAATGTTGTACGGGAAGTTACCAATGATGGCAAAAGGCTCCGAAAAATAGTCTGCCGGATTGAATTTCAGGAAGTCGCCCTCAATGATCCTGGGCGTCAGACTTTCGTAATGTTTCTTTAAATAGGCAACCGATTCGGTGTCAATTTCAATCACATAAGTGCTGAATGTGTCCTTAGGGATAAGAAACTGGGTGAGAACACCCATGCCGGGGCCTATCTCCAGAACCTTGCCGTAACCATTATGTCCCGAGAGGCCGTCAACGATCCGCTGAGCAATATTTAAGTCTTTCAGAAAGTGTTGGCCCAAATGCTTTTTGGCCCTCACTTTGGAATCGTCGCGCTTTTTATAATTTGTTTTCACGAACCAAAATTACGGCTTAATTCGTAGATTTATCGAATAAAGAATAGGAAGGAATCTTAAAAGTGCGATTATCGAGATACTATGGAAATGATCTTGTCCCATACCGATTGGCAGACTATACACGCTACACTTCAGCATCTGAACCTGATTGGAATTACTTTTTCTCCGGACTTCATCATCCGTAATATTAGTGCGCACGCTTTAATGAAAACGGGCTGGCAGGAGTCGGATCTGTTGGGGCACAGCATTTTTGATAAACTCATCCCCAAGGAAGAAGAGCACGAAATCCGGCAGATGCTGGAAGAAGGAATTCAGGGAAAACGGAAACTTGAACAGCGGGAAGTTCCCTTTTTGGCACAAAAAGGCACATTAAGAACGTTTTCGATCAATAGCGTGCTCATGCACCGCGAGCAGGACGAGGTGGAATGTGTGACTCTGGTGGGTGACGACATTACGCGGCGCCGCAGGATGGAGTCGTCCATTGCCAAATCCAATTCGCAGTTGCAGGATCTGGTGGACAACACGAGCGATCTGATCCAGCTTGTTGCGATTGACGGGAAATTCATATTTGTAAATAAAGCCTGGCGCGAAGTGCTGGGCTATGGACTGGATGAAATTGCGTCCATGCGGATGGAAGACATTCTGCATCCGCAGCATAAAGAGCAGGCACTGGCGCAGCTGAAACTGATAGAGCAAGGCCATTCCAATGCGAATTTTGAGACTGTTTTCCTAAGCAGGGAAGGCAAAAAAGTCTTTGTTGCAGGAAGTGTCAATTGCCGGTTTGATAATGGTAAACCCACCGCATTCCGCTGCATTCTAAATGACTTTACAGAAAAAATAAGGGCTGAAAAGGCGCAAAACCTGTATTACAGCATTGCGAACTGGACGGTTAATACGCAAAATCTCGATGATTTTTATCATAGCATTCACGAAGCGTTAGGTAAGATCATCGACGTAAAAAACTTCTTCATTGCGCTTTACGATCCCAGCAAAAGCTACATTTATTTCCCTTATTATGTGGATCAATATTTTCAGGGAAATGTAAAGTTTACCAAAAGAAAACTGGGCAATGGAGTGACGGAATATGCCATTGCGTCCAATAAACCGCTTTTTTTATCAGGAGAGAAAATAGAAGAACTGGCTAAAACAAACAGCCTTTATTTATACGGCGTCACGCCAAAATTGCTCCTGTGCGTGCCCTTGCGGGTAGGCGACCGTGTTACGGGCATCATTGGTGTAAAATCCTACGATGATCCTAATATGTTCGATGCCAGGGATTTGGAGTTGCTGGAGTTTATTTCGGGACAGGTCGCGATGGCGATTGCGCGGAAACAAAGTGAAGAAGAGCTTAGCAAATATCTTGCGCGGTTGAATGCGATTTTTGACAGCAGTTCCCACCTGATATGGTCGGTTAACAAATCATTGCAGCTGACCTCATTTAACAGGAATTATGCGGATCTGATTCAGAATCAGCTTGGTGTAAGGCCATCATTGCAGTCCAGCGCGGAGAAATTTGGCTGGCGAATGGTTGGTAACAGCAACCGCAGGACACTTGAAACCAAATACAGGCAAGCATTAAAAGGGGAACCGCAATATTTTGAATTTAAAATAGATCGGAAAGACCAGGGCGAAATGTGGCTGGAATTTTACCTGAATCCAATCCACTATGCGGACGGCGTGATTGAGGAGGTTTCGGGAATAGCGCGCGACATTACGCGGCGTAAAGAGGCCGAGCTTTCATTGAGGCATAGCGAGGAGCTTTTCCGTGGGATTTTTGAAAACCTGCAAGACATTTATTGCCGGATTAATCGTCTGGGTGAGATCACGATGATCAGCCAATCCGTGCTGAAAAGGCTTGGTTACTTGCCTGGTGAAGTCATAGGACACAAGATCACTGAATTTTTCCCGGATAAAAAACGGATACATTCTGCATTGATCAGGCTAAGGAGAAGCAAGAGCTTACGTAACTTCGAAATTTCGCTTTACCGCAAAGATGGCACGGAAAGGCAGTTTATGATCAACATGCTGATGTTTACGAACGACAAAGGCAAACCGACCGAAATCGCCGTTCTCGCTCGGGACATTACTGAATTGAAACGCAACGAGCAGGAATTGCTGAAAGCAAAGGAACACGCAGAGCGCTCATTGAAGGTTAAGGAAGGCTTTTTGGCCAACATGAGCCACGAAATCCGGACGCCGATGAATGGGGTGATCGGGATGATCGACTTGCTGGGCGAAACGCCGCTGGATGTGGAGCAGAAGGATTATGTGTTAACAATCAAGCGATCATCGGAAACTTTACTGAATATTCTGAACGACATTCTGGATCTTTCCAAAATCGAGGCCGGCAAGATGGAACTGCATGAGGCGCCGATTGCGACGGAAGAATTATTGCTGAAACTCGTCTCACTTTTTGGACAAACAGCCAAAAGCAAAGGGAACACACTTACGTATCACATTGCGCCTGAAATTCCGAAATTCATCATTGCCGATCAGACCAGGTTACTGCAGATCTTGTCTAACCTGACTTCCAATGCATTGAAATTCACTGATCATGGGGCAGTTACATTGTTTTTGACATTGGTTAAAAAGGACGGATTGTTTCATAAAATCAAAGTCGAGGTTCAGGATTCGGGCATAGGGATCAGTCCGATGGATAAACAGATATTGTTTACGTCATTTACACAGCTGGATAACTCGTCGCGTAAATCTTTTGGTGGAACGGGACTTGGATTGGCGATTTCCAAACAATTGTGCGAATTAATGCACGGTGAAATCGGCGTCGAGTCGACGATAGGAGAGGGCAGTACATTCTGGTTTACATTTGAAACAAAAGAGACTTCCATCGCGCAGGCCAGCAACATTGTGCAATTGGAGGAAACGCCGATCGAGAATGTTTTTGCAGATTATCATCCTACCATTCTGCTTGTGGATGATAACGCGGTTAACCGGAAGGTGGCCAATGAAATCCTGAAAAAATCGGGTTGCTACGTGGATCTTGCAGAAAGCGGTTTCAAGGCGATTGAAATGGTCGAGGCCAAGCGAAAAGTTTCAGACTTGAGTTACGACATCATTTTTATGGATATCCAAATGCCGGATATGGATGGTGTGGAAACTTCTCAGGAACTCAAAAAACGCTTCCCTGATTCCATGCCGCCAATCGTTGCTATGACCGCGTATTCCATGAAGGAAGACCGCGACCGGTTTATGAGCCAGGGCATGGACGATTACATCGCCAAACCGATCCGCGCACAAACATTGATACTTAAAGTAAAAGATCTGATAAACAACGTGGAGAGCCGCAAGCTGGAATCGAAGCAGCGTGAAATTGCGCAGGAAGTGGCTCTGCCAATTTTGGACAAAGAAATCATCGACCAGCTGAATAGCATAGGCGGGGCGGATCTTGTGTGGTCTGTGTTTGAAGATTTTGTTACTGAATCCAATGAGCTGGTTTCTGGCGCATTGGAGGCTTATGCCAACGGCGACATTAAAACGATCAAAAGCAATTTGCATACATTAAAAGGCAGTGGCGGAACTGTGGGCGTAGCACAAGTAGCCGAAATAGCGCGCGATGCAGAATGGCGCTTGAAATCGGATGACACGAGTACGCTCGCCGAGGCGCTTCCGCAATTGGAAAAGGCTTACCAAAAGTTCCTGAACGCGTACGAAGGGCTGTTAAAAGACTGGTTGAAGTGAAATTTTCTCGTCGGGTAAATCCCGGCGTTAATCTATAAGTGCGGTGGTTTCATCGATTGTAGCGGTTTATTGCGGAGCGTGATTAAACTATAATCAAAAAGGTTGCTCTAAACTGCAATAAACCTTTACAGAAACCATGAAGAAATTCGCATCCCTACTCTCGCTGCTGATATTATTGTCGCTATCGGCATTTGCACAAGACTCAACGGGCCGGATAACCGGCGTTGTCAAAGACAGTGTAACCAATGAGCCGGTCGTTGGCGCTTATGTGGCGGTGAGCAGGAACCTGCCGGATGCGAAGCCCGAGTATGTAACGACTGATATAGAGGGCAAATTTTCCTTCAACGGCCTTGCGAAACAGGCTGTTTACCTGGTTAAGGTTTCTTATCTGAGTTATAAAGACGCTTCGCGCACAGTTACATTGCAAGATGATAATCAGGATGTCGGAACATTTCAATTGAGTGAAGCTGTTGCAAACCTGAAAGAAATTAAAGTCGTAGGCCAGGTTACCGCCATGGAGCAAAAAGGCGACACGACCCAGTTCAACGCTGCTGCATTCAAAACCAATCCCGACGCAACCTCAGAAGATCTCATCCAAAAAATGCCTGGCATTACGGTTACCAACGGAACCGTAACAGCGCATGGTGAGACGGTTAACAGAGTTTTGGTGGATGGTAAGCCGTTCTTCGGCGAAGATGCTGCATTGACATTAAAATCACTTCCTGCCGAGATTGTTGATAAAATAGAAGTCTTCGACAAATTGAGCGATCAGGCACAATTCACCGGCTTTGACGATGGTAATGGACAGAAAACCATCAACATTGTAACCAAAGCCGATCGTAAAATGGGTCAGTTCGGTAAGGTTTTCGCCGGTTACGGATTGGATAATCGTTATCAGGCTGGTGGAAATGTGAGCTTTTTCAAAGGGAATCAGCGTATATCCGTGATCGGGCTGAGCAACAACATTAATATGCAGAATTTTTCCAGCCAGGATCTGATCGGTGTTTCCGGTGGCGGTGGAGGAGGCGGAAGAGGCGGCTCGGGCGGTGGCGGTTCGGCTGGTAACTTTCTGGTTGGCAACCAAAGCGGGATAACGGGGACAAATTCGTTTGGTTTGAATTATGCCAACAAGTTTGGAAAAAAAGTGGATGTTACCGGAAGCTATTTCTTCAACAGGACAGGCAACACCAATGCCCAAACATTGGAACAGGAATATTTTTTACAAGGCGGGACAGGGAACCAGTTTTATAATGAAACAAGCCGCACGAACAACACAAATGCCAATCACAGGCTCAACTTCCGCATTGAATACAACATTAACAAGAACAATTCGCTGATCGTGACGCCACGACTGAGCTTTCAGGACAACAGCTCGGCGAGCGTGAAAGCGGGGCTTTCTTCGCTGATCAACGGAACAAAAATCAATAGCCTGGACAACAATCAGCGCAACGCGACCAATGCTTACAATTTCAATAATGATGTTTTGTTCCGTCATTCATTTGAAAAGAAAGGCCGGACATTATCTGTGAATTTGAACACACAGCTCAATGACCGTAACGGGATTGGTAATCTCTATTCCAGAACCATGTTTTACGACAGCCTGGGCTTGGCCGCAAGAGGCGATACGCTTGATCAAGAGAGCTTTACATATTCCAATGGTGTAACATTGGGCGGAAACCTGATCTATACTGAGCCGATTGGAAAAAACAGCCAGTTACAGTTCAATTACGGCCTGACCGTAAGTAATAGCGACTCTAAAAAGGAAACCTACAACATGAGTTTTGATGAAAACACTTACTCAGGCCTGGATTCGCTGCTTTCCAATACATTCGACAATCGTTATGTGACTAATCGTGCGGGGATTGGTTATCGCTACCGTAAAAATAGCTGGTCTGCCAATTTTGGATTGGACTTCCAGAATACGGGATTATACAGTCAGCAGTTGGCGCCCGTTAATGCCAAAGTGGATCAGTCATTTACCAATCTGCTGCCAAATTTCATGTTGAGTTACAGATCCAAAACCGGCACGCAGTTCCGTACATTTTTCCGAAGCTCAACAAATCAGCCTTCGATTTCGCAATTGCAGAATGTGATCGACAACAGCAATCCATTGGCATTGACGGCCGGTAACCCGGATTTGAAACAGGAGTATCGCAATATGTTCAATGTTCGCTATTCACTTGCTGGTGCGGAAAGGCCTTACAGCCTGAATGCAATGGTTTTCGTAACGCAAACCAACAATGCGATCGTGAATTCAACATTGATTGCGCAGGAGCCAACCGAAGTGGCTGATGGAATTGTTTTGGAGCGCGGAGCGAAGTTTACGAAGCCTGTGAATGTGGACGGGAGCTGGAATGCCAGAACTTTTCTGGCTTACGGAAAGCCGGTTGCGCCGCTGAAATTGAATGTGAATTTGACTACTGGTTTCAACTACGTTCGTTCGCCTGGTTTGATCAATAACATTTCCAACTATTCGAACACGTACGCAGTTTCACAAGGTTTGGTTGTGAGCAGTAATGTGAGCGAGAAGCTTGATTTTACGGTTTCTTATTCAGGGAATTACAACATTGTGCGCAACACCATTCAGCCAAATCTGAACAATAATTATTATACGCAAGGAATTACGGGACGTGTAAACTGGATTTTTGGAAAAGGATTTGTTGTGCAAAGTGACATTAGTAACCAGTCTTACCGTGGTCTTGGACAGGGTTTTAATCAAAACTTTACGTTGTGGAACGCAAGCGTTGGCAAGAAATTCCTGAAAAACAATGCGGGCGAACTGAAACTGACTGTTTTTGATATACTCAAACAAAACAACAGCATTACCAGAAACGTAACCGAAACTTACGTGCAGGATGTAACCAACCGGGTTTTGACCCAATATGCCATGCTAACATTCACTTACACGCTGAGAAATTTCGGCAAAGCACCGGCTCCCGAAAACAACCGCCGCAGAGATTTTGAAGGGGGTGATATGCCTGGTGGTGGAAGAGGAAACAGAGGTGACCGTGGCAATTTTAACTAAGCAACTAATCCTGAATTCAACATTTTAGTGCAAAGAAAAGCCCGGAGCGAGCATTCGTTCCGGGCTTTTCAGGTCTCAATGAATATTTTTAAACTACTTCTTAGAAGGGAAAGGAATGATCAGTTTTTCACCTCTTTCCGAGTAATCCCTCGTTCTGCCATTCGCTTTCATAAGCGCTTCTTTGGTGATCCCATATTTGCCCGCAACAACCCTCAAAACGTCACCAGGTCCCACTGTATGCACGGCTTGAACCTGAATTTTAAGTTTCGTAACGTCGGACTTTAATTCAGGGCTGGACGAATTCAAGCCCTTTAATGTTTCTGTTTTTAAATTATAGCGGGATGCAATGCTGGAAAAGCTTTCACCACTTTTTACGGTATGCGTGATTTGTTCTCCACCCACAGAGGATGCCGAAATAGCGGGAGTTGTTTCTTTTTCGGCCTCTTTTGGTTTTTCTTTTACCGGTTCGGCTGATTTCTCAGCAGGCGTAGTTTCCAGCGCTTCGGCGGGTTCATCCGTAATTGGCTCTCCGGCGCTTTGCTCGTCTAAGGTTGAATCCACAACAACCGAGGTAAGCTCTTCAGAATTGGACGAACTATCTGAAATGTATTCATATCCCACATATAACATTGCTAATACCAAAAGAACCAACACAAGAAGCGTAACAATGGGGAGGTTGGACTTTTCGGTCGGACGGACATTTCTTTTTTTAGGGAATTCGTCTTCCATAGCCGGTTATTCGATGTTTTGTGGTGCAAATTAATTTTACGAAAATACTAAAGACCTTCTAACTTCCAAGGTGATTTCTCAATTCCTCATTCATCACCGCGACTTTTTCTTTTAAGCCTTCTTTGAACAAATCCAGCCGTTTTCCGACTGCCGGATCGGTGGCTCCAATGATCTGCGCGGCCAGTATTCCTGCGTTTCTGGCACCGTCCAGCGCAACCGTCGCAACCGGAACGCCTGAGGGCATTTGCAGAATGGAAAGCACTGAATCCCAACCATCAATCGAATTGCTTGATAAAACCGGAACGCCGATAACGGGCAATGAAGTAAGCGAGGCGACCATTCCTGGCAAGTGCGCCGCGCCGCCTGCACCGGCAATGATAACTTGTAATCCGCGGCTTCTGGCCGTTGACGCATATTCCAGCATGCGTTCGGGAGTCCGGTGCGCCGAAACGATCTCCATTTCGAAGGCGATCCCAAGCTCGGAAAGTGCATCAGCTGCCTGCTGCATAATTTTCCGGTCCGAAAGGCTTCCCATTATGATTCCAACCATTATATAACGAAGATTACTTACTGATTACTCTAATATTCTGCTTAACAAAATCAACCTTTCTCTTTAAAGACGCGATATCGGCATCCATAATGGTAATGTGGCCCATTTTTCTGAATGATTTTGTAATCGCCTTCCAGTAAAGGAACGGGAAAACCTGTTCAGTAGCCAACAATTTCTCCATTCCTTCATAAACAGCCGGGCCTTCGTGGCCTTCTTCCCCCAGCAAATTCACCATAGCAGACGGCCCGTAAGCGTGCGTGCTGCCGAGCGGCAAATCCAAAATAGCCCGCCAATGTTGCTCATATTGCGAAGTTGCATTGGCGCGGATCGTGTGGTGCCCACTATTATGCGGCCGTGGTGCCACTTCGTTGATCAGGATCTCGCCGTCGGCTGTCATGAAAAGCTCTACGGCCAAAAGGCCTACAATCTGGAAAGCTTCCGCCGTTTTTCTGGCTATTTCCTGTGCTTTTTCATCAATGGTTTTTTCAATTTCTGCGGGGGCAAAAAGATATTCGACGAGGTTCAGTTCAGGATGAAAAACCATTTCCACGGTCGGGAATGTGGTGATTTCCCCTTTCACATTGCGCGCCACGATCACGGCCAGTTCCTTTTCAAAAGGCACTGCTTTTTCCAGTAATCCCGGCTGCTCGAAAGCCTTTTCAATGTCCGCTTCCGAGGTTAACCGCTGCACGCCGCGGCCGTCGTAACCGTCTTTTCCCAGCTTGTGAAATGCGGGCAGAAATGAGGCGTTTTTATAAACATCATCCCGGTTTTCTGTTAATATAAAATCAGCAGTAGGGAGGTTATTTTCTTTGTAAAACTGCTTTTGGATGCGCTTATCCTGAATCTGGTGGATAACCGATGGCTGCGGAAAGATTTTCTTTCCTTCCTTTTCCAGTGCTTCCAGAGCCTGGACATTCACCTTTTCGATTTCTATTGTGATGACATCCAGCTCTTTACCGAAATTATAAACTGTGTCATAATCCTGTAATGAGCCTTGCTGAAAGTGAGGGGCAATTTTTCTGCATGGTGCCTCTGCATCGGGATCGAGGACGTGAATGTCCAGATTCCAGTCCACAGCGGCTTGTAAAAGCATCAGTCCTAGTTGGCCGCCGCCAAGGATTCCTATTCGCGATGAAAGCATTTAAAAGTTTCGGTAGTGTCGCACAAAATTGGTGTAAAAACCGCTAACATAAAACTGAACCGAAATCTTTTGATAATATAGTTTTAAAAAAAATCACATTGCTACGGCAGAAGTAGGGAGTTAGAAACGCGGAGACCAGGGATCATCCGGAAATCTCTGACATTTAATGTTCGTAGTTCAAGATCATAGACCAATGCAGTTGCAGCAATAAGCGTATCAGCGACGCTTAACTGATGGGATAGTGCGAATGTGTGACTAATATCAATCGCCGCTTTGGCAACAGATTCATTGAGATCAAACTGAATAAAGCCATTGAGCGTGCGTTTGATTTTGGCAAATTCGGCCCTGTTAAGGCATCCATTATATAGTTCTAAAACAACGATGGTGTTGATTCCAAGGTTGAGTTTCCCTGTGTAATTAATGAATTGAATGGCTTGCGGCTTGTCTCT
It includes:
- a CDS encoding LysM peptidoglycan-binding domain-containing protein, which encodes MEDEFPKKRNVRPTEKSNLPIVTLLVLVLLVLAMLYVGYEYISDSSSNSEELTSVVVDSTLDEQSAGEPITDEPAEALETTPAEKSAEPVKEKPKEAEKETTPAISASSVGGEQITHTVKSGESFSSIASRYNLKTETLKGLNSSSPELKSDVTKLKIQVQAVHTVGPGDVLRVVAGKYGITKEALMKANGRTRDYSERGEKLIIPFPSKK
- the purE gene encoding 5-(carboxyamino)imidazole ribonucleotide mutase, whose product is MVGIIMGSLSDRKIMQQAADALSELGIAFEMEIVSAHRTPERMLEYASTARSRGLQVIIAGAGGAAHLPGMVASLTSLPVIGVPVLSSNSIDGWDSVLSILQMPSGVPVATVALDGARNAGILAAQIIGATDPAVGKRLDLFKEGLKEKVAVMNEELRNHLGS
- a CDS encoding 5-(carboxyamino)imidazole ribonucleotide synthase; protein product: MLSSRIGILGGGQLGLMLLQAAVDWNLDIHVLDPDAEAPCRKIAPHFQQGSLQDYDTVYNFGKELDVITIEIEKVNVQALEALEKEGKKIFPQPSVIHQIQDKRIQKQFYKENNLPTADFILTENRDDVYKNASFLPAFHKLGKDGYDGRGVQRLTSEADIEKAFEQPGLLEKAVPFEKELAVIVARNVKGEITTFPTVEMVFHPELNLVEYLFAPAEIEKTIDEKAQEIARKTAEAFQIVGLLAVELFMTADGEILINEVAPRPHNSGHHTIRANATSQYEQHWRAILDLPLGSTHAYGPSAMVNLLGEEGHEGPAVYEGMEKLLATEQVFPFLYWKAITKSFRKMGHITIMDADIASLKRKVDFVKQNIRVISK
- a CDS encoding type II toxin-antitoxin system VapC family toxin, translating into MLLLDTNILIDYLRDKPQAIQFINYTGKLNLGINTIVVLELYNGCLNRAEFAKIKRTLNGFIQFDLNESVAKAAIDISHTFALSHQLSVADTLIAATALVYDLELRTLNVRDFRMIPGLRVSNSLLLP